The genomic region AGGGAGCGTACAAAACAAATGCTGCAACCACAATTGCCTGGAAGAACGTTAGAACTCAAAAACAAACAAGCAGCAGAGCACCTGTGTCTCTTTGAGTTGTTGCTTAGAGGGGGGTACCTCCAGCACCAGAAACAGGAACTAAAGCTCCATTCCTAACAGCTGAATAGGTACTGTGGGCATGTTTTTTCTATGAGTTAAGATAATACACCTCCAAATTATCACTGAATAACAAACCAGCTCAGGCAGTCAGTTCCTTAAGGTACCTACACAGTGGTCTGCTTTATGTTGCAGCTGGGTTgttgcagttgtgtgtgtgtggcaggctcaGCAGTGAGCCATGGAGATGGATCCCAGGCCATGCAGGGATTTGCAGAGTATAATTGATAGAACAGTCATTAGAAAGTGCTGTAGCACCTGTTTCTGTCCCCGCTATAATGTTTCAATACCTGACAAGTCCTTCCCTGCAAGATTCCGGTTTTGATTAATGGGCGCAGTGACAGTTGTGATGTTTTGACGATCATACTTGCTGCAGTGTTTATCACTGTTTAATGCGATGCTTAATTGTTCCCCCTGTAGTGATTGGGTTGAGCAGAGTGTCGGCAGCAGGGTAATTACACCTGGGCCTAGCtaatttttatttcatttatttaaccttttatttaacttggcaagtcagttaagaacattcttatttacaatgacggcctaccccggccaaaccctaacccggatgacgctgggccaattgtgcgccacgccctatgggacttccaatcacggctggttgtgatacagcctggaatcaaaatAGGGTCTGTAGGGATGCCtctatcactgagatgcagtgccttagaccgcgtGGTGCACAATATGGCCGCTGTGCTACTGATTttaacatctctctccctcccccattttcctaTCTCCCCCAGGTGAGCTGTACCAAGGGGTTGCCAGTGTACCAGGCCGGCCAGTTTTGGGTGGCAGGATGCCTGGGGTGGAGAGTGGCTCAGGTGGTCTGGCTGATGATGAGGTGGTCCTGGAGACCCTGAAGTGTTTCTGCAGCTCATCAGAACAGACCTACGACCAGTTCCTGTCCTCCTTCACACACCTGACTCCAGGTCAGGCTCCTTCACACAATGACTGACTCCAGGTCCGTCTCACAGGCAGTTCACACACCTAATTTGTTTCCATAAGGATTTTTTTGCAATTCAATTGGAAACTAAATTGCCCCAAGCCTGGTCTCAAAGGCCCTCGGGTTGTGACTTCATTACATGTAGAGCTGATACCTTACAGGCATGTATTAAATTGGTACAAAGACAGATGTATTTTCTCTTCTGATCTCCCTCTCACAGGGAGTGCTGGGAGTGGACACACGACTCGGCCCTCCAGACCCAGTCATCTCtctagggagatggagagatcaggggagttgaggaggaatggagaagaggatgcagcagaagagaggagaggacagcagagtgTCTGTGTCCCGCCTGCTGAtcaggaggaggtcagtgacACCTAGATCTGTCTGTCTTTCCTACAGGCTTGACTGACTCAAGGCTTACACCGTAAACTCACCCCACCAGGCTTCaatccctcctctctttcacctGTCTCAGCCCTttactctctcttgttctcttgctctttcttgttctttttctcttttctctttctctcattctctctctctttgcaaaCCTGCCGCCCTACATTATGACAATACTAACAAGCCTTCTGGAGGACTTTGTAGGGGTGTGGGGCATCGGGGGAGCTTGGTTCTGTGTTTTAATGATGTAACTATTGGGCCAATAAAggtatttttaaaataaaataccattctctctctctttttctctctgtcggTCTCCCTTGGTTTATTTCTGTTCCCTCCATCTATTTCAGTGTTATCCCATTTTCCTAAACCAAATTGTTTCAGGAGCAGGAAGGTTTACTTCAGATGTGTACATTGGAGCATGAACAGTGCTTAGGACCTCAGGCTATGCCAGCTATTGATTTAACCATGATTCTGATTAAAGGTTCTCTCTGCTGTAATCAATACTACACATCAGCAAGTTACACACTGAAACTGAAAGTCTGGGATAGGATCCTATATTTGGTTTCCAATTAATCTCACTGGGGATTATTTGGAAGAGTTGAGTGAGCACAAGATCCTACAGCATCTGTAGGACTCTTAGAGGCACTCAGCTGTCCAAACACATTCGTACATGTAACAACTGGAGCCATAGATCAACAGGAGTAGTGGCCACGACCCCACAGAGCTCTTAGTGTCTGATGAGGTCATAATGACAGTCAAACTGCTGCTTGAGCAAAAATGCAGTGGTCATATACAGCATGAGTATCTGGCAGTGAGTATCTCTTTGTGACTGTGGTTTGGTTGCAAGTGGAGCTAGGTGCTGGAGTGATTGTGGGCAGCTGTGGAAATGGAGACTGTCGTCCACCAGGCATAACTCTCAAGGTTGATATTGTGGACTAAAGTaatgttgttgtaatatcccaaTTCCATACTGTATATTAAATATGGGAATATTTATGTTAGTgcatattttttgaaaaactgcttGCAATTTGTTAAGTATTTATTTGTCACTGACATCGGTCAGGGTCACACACATTGATTCATGATGATCACATATTATAAACTGCGATATACTTTGTCTCTATCAATCAAAATACAGATTTATAACTTGTTTACTACAGTAATATACACAACATGAAAAGTAATAATCACTTTCTCTTGTTTTCTGATTTGAGAATTGTTGATTGAGGAGTAACTCTCCATTGTTCTCTGTGTATAGCTGGATAACTACCTGGATGTTGGGGACTTCAGTGAGGAGGAAGGAGATGTAACTGCTGACCCAGGTACAGCATCTTGTTCTCTCACTCATAACTCTCCTGTTTCCAGAACTGATTTTAGATTAGTGCATTGTACAAGATGGAAAATAACTTTCTTGGCACTGTATAATGGCATTCTTGTTTCTTCTAAAGTAATTTAAGAGTGTGCATGGATCATCATTAACATTAATTTATCCTAATCTTCACTGATTACAGTAGAATTAGAAAGTTATCGCCTTGCCATGCAGTATTGATATGAGCCTTTGAGTCCACAATGCTATTTCACGGAGAATGGTTCCATTAATCGAAGCTTCTTTGACAGTAAATTACAGCGCTCCAGAGTTCTTACATTATTTCCTCAAAGAAAGGAAAATCTCAGTGAAAAGTAGAATATATTCTTAATAATCCATGTAAAGAAGGAAACATGAAGAAATTTGCCAGTAAGCCTTAGAAGACATTTAAGAGTTCACCTTCTAATAGGATTTAGTTAATGTCATGTGCATACATGACCATCTATTACGTATTTTCAATACATGCAAATTGTGGCCCCGGCCCTGTAATTAGTGTTAAGGGCAATGGCTCTCTGCTCTGTGGTGTattgctctctctgtcctcatttAGCAGTGAGAGATACATAGACCGCGTGCAAACTACATCTCCATACACAGAGGTACAGGGCCCTAACGCCAACCCTGATGCTGAGCCTAACAGTAACAACCAGACACCTCCAcaacatgttgtgtgtgtatgtgtgagctgCCCAGTGTGTGAGCTGCCTAGAGACACAAGCCGACCAGACGAGcgaaatcacttctatgctcgcttcgaggcaagcaacactgaggcatgcatgagagcatcagctcttccggacgactgtgtgatcacgctctccgtagtcgacgtgagtaagacctttaaacaggtcaatgtACACAAGGCTGCggtgccagacggattaccaggacgtgtgctccaggcatgtgctgaccaactggcaggtgtcttcactgacattttcaacatgtccctgattgagtctgtaaacaccaaaatgtttcaagcagactaccatagtccctgtgcccaagaaacacaaaggcaacctgcctaaatgactacagacccatagtACTCACGACCgttgccatgaagtgctttgaaaggttggtcatggctcacatctacaccattttcccagaaaccctagacccactccaatttgcataccgcccaaacagatccacagatgatgcaatctctattgcactccacactgccctttcccacctggacaaaataaacacttatgtgagaatgctattcatttcTACAGCTCAGtgatcaacaccatagtaccctcaaagctcatcactaagctaaggatcctgggactaaacacctccctctgcaactggatcctggacttcctgacgggccgcccccaggtggtg from Oncorhynchus masou masou isolate Uvic2021 chromosome 22, UVic_Omas_1.1, whole genome shotgun sequence harbors:
- the iftap gene encoding intraflagellar transport-associated protein, translated to MPGVESGSGGLADDEVVLETLKCFCSSSEQTYDQFLSSFTHLTPGSAGSGHTTRPSRPSHLSREMERSGELRRNGEEDAAEERRGQQSVCVPPADQEELDNYLDVGDFSEEEGDVTADPDGGVRVLPGEVEEELSAYLPSFCHLTQLDLTSTGRRTGTRGQQQDTPPQGQSDSEEVLPFNLDENFDYDNVVLSSKHLLPQSNTGV